A window of the Cetobacterium sp. ZOR0034 genome harbors these coding sequences:
- a CDS encoding TonB-dependent receptor, whose protein sequence is MNKKIAVLSLLVTALGYSNDEFFYEEASKGVKLNESVISTTGFETAQRNVTNTVTVITAKDIEEKNYQSVSDALRDVPSVNIIGDPKDPIIDMRGQGTKAAENVQVLIDGISTGSLDSSHGRMPINTVPVENIEKIEVIPGGGAILYGSGTRGGVINIITKSGAGYKGGSVSSEFTSFGTKKGDVSFGTTVGDFGVGINYTKNDYKGFRDGDESDSEFFEGSLKYKIDENQNITLKYSRYDENATSPERLTKEQLSDPTQSGLTSSKDLAMLDVIKDEFNLKYENKINDNLKLDILSFYQESDIETVGTKGSGRIELEDKKVGFKPKLQLKYGENNEIVFGYDFISQEMNRVTGSSTNYNLSDFTKMTNSGFVLNRNRFGKIEFTQGFRYERADYDLKRKDNTRNLDEKITKENYAAEATVNYLYSDTGNVYAKIERGFRSPLPPEMANTKDYSLSKADSETYLTYELGAKDYILGSYVNGAVYYTETDNEIARVAIPGTFYFDYYNIGKTKRYGAELSAEQYFGKLTVRESYALIKTEILESANSKLEGKEISDVPTNKLSLGLSYEVTPKFTVLTETVYTSAYYINDENTGGKQNENIVTNVTFNYNPTETLKLYTGVRNLFNEKYYNSIKSDGKYFDPAAERSFYAGFKYNF, encoded by the coding sequence ATGAACAAAAAAATAGCAGTATTAAGTTTACTAGTAACAGCTTTAGGTTATTCGAATGATGAATTTTTCTATGAAGAAGCTAGTAAAGGTGTTAAATTAAACGAGAGTGTTATATCTACAACAGGGTTTGAAACAGCACAAAGAAATGTAACAAATACAGTTACAGTTATAACAGCAAAAGATATTGAAGAGAAAAATTACCAATCAGTATCAGATGCTTTAAGAGATGTTCCAAGTGTAAATATAATTGGAGATCCAAAAGATCCGATTATAGATATGAGAGGGCAAGGAACAAAGGCAGCAGAGAATGTACAAGTTTTAATTGATGGAATTTCAACAGGATCATTAGATTCAAGTCATGGAAGAATGCCTATAAATACAGTTCCAGTTGAAAATATAGAAAAGATAGAAGTGATTCCAGGTGGAGGAGCGATACTTTATGGAAGTGGAACTAGAGGAGGAGTAATTAATATAATTACTAAATCTGGTGCGGGATATAAAGGTGGATCTGTATCTAGTGAATTTACTAGTTTTGGAACTAAAAAAGGTGATGTATCATTCGGAACTACTGTAGGAGATTTCGGAGTAGGAATTAACTATACAAAAAATGATTACAAAGGTTTCAGAGATGGAGATGAATCAGATTCAGAATTCTTCGAAGGAAGTTTAAAGTATAAAATTGATGAAAATCAAAATATTACTTTAAAATATTCAAGATATGATGAAAATGCAACATCACCAGAAAGATTGACAAAAGAGCAGTTATCAGACCCAACACAGTCAGGGCTTACAAGTTCAAAAGATTTAGCGATGCTTGATGTGATTAAAGATGAATTTAACTTAAAATATGAAAATAAAATAAATGATAATTTAAAGTTAGACATACTATCGTTCTATCAAGAATCAGATATTGAAACTGTAGGAACTAAGGGAAGTGGAAGAATAGAACTAGAGGATAAAAAAGTTGGATTTAAACCGAAGCTTCAATTAAAGTATGGAGAAAATAATGAGATTGTATTCGGGTATGATTTTATATCTCAAGAGATGAATAGAGTTACAGGTTCGAGTACAAACTATAATCTAAGTGATTTTACTAAAATGACAAACAGTGGGTTTGTTTTAAATAGAAATAGATTTGGAAAGATTGAATTCACTCAAGGTTTCAGATATGAACGTGCTGATTATGATTTAAAAAGAAAAGATAATACTAGAAACCTAGATGAAAAAATAACAAAAGAAAATTATGCAGCAGAAGCGACAGTGAATTATCTGTATTCAGATACAGGAAATGTATATGCAAAGATAGAAAGAGGATTTAGATCACCTCTTCCACCAGAGATGGCAAATACGAAGGATTATTCATTAAGTAAGGCTGATTCAGAAACATATTTAACTTATGAGTTAGGTGCAAAAGACTATATTTTAGGAAGTTATGTAAATGGAGCAGTATACTATACAGAAACAGATAATGAGATAGCAAGAGTAGCTATTCCGGGGACATTCTATTTCGATTACTATAATATAGGAAAAACTAAAAGATATGGAGCTGAGTTATCAGCAGAGCAATACTTTGGAAAATTAACTGTTAGAGAAAGTTATGCTCTTATAAAAACAGAGATATTAGAATCAGCAAATTCTAAATTAGAAGGAAAAGAGATAAGCGATGTACCTACGAATAAGTTATCGTTAGGATTATCTTATGAGGTAACACCAAAGTTTACAGTTTTAACAGAGACTGTTTATACATCAGCTTATTACATAAATGATGAAAACACTGGAGGAAAAC
- a CDS encoding coproporphyrinogen-III oxidase family protein — MRFEVRHKSHHNSSGLIGKYYPQRRITEQDFLNKLSEEPKDVPRAIYVHTPYCDKICSFCNLNREQLSGSLDSYADYLVEEFDKYGQYRYFKEKGVDVIYFGGGTPTVYKNDQLERILQSVNRNIIFAEGYEFTLETTLHNLNPEKIELMNKYGVNRLSVGIQSFSDEGRKFYNRTYTKAEVKDRLLDLKSKFNGEVCIDIIYNHPTQTVEDAREDARVIKELDLGSSSFYSLMVHEGSTLSHDIKDEKVKLQDDLKRERELHDAFVKELTTDSDYYVLELTKIAKAGRDNYKYIKTRTFGGDTFPIGVGAGGNVDNVSVFRMKKEMGMFVEKSEYQQRLDRFNGLFQFPTVEKDVVNEILNFTEQKVFEEVMSELKADGFVTENETHYHLTSDGLFWGNNISREVLTTVVEKTLEVTKK, encoded by the coding sequence ATGCGTTTTGAAGTTAGACATAAAAGCCACCATAATTCATCAGGATTAATAGGAAAATATTATCCACAAAGGAGAATTACAGAGCAAGATTTCTTAAATAAATTATCAGAGGAGCCAAAGGATGTACCAAGAGCAATCTATGTACATACACCATACTGCGATAAAATCTGTTCGTTCTGTAACTTAAATAGAGAGCAACTTAGTGGAAGTTTAGATTCTTATGCTGATTACCTAGTTGAAGAGTTTGATAAATATGGACAATATAGATACTTTAAAGAAAAAGGTGTCGATGTAATATATTTTGGTGGAGGAACACCGACTGTTTATAAAAATGATCAGCTAGAAAGAATACTTCAAAGTGTAAATAGAAATATAATCTTTGCAGAGGGATATGAGTTTACATTAGAAACAACACTACACAACTTAAATCCAGAAAAAATAGAGTTAATGAACAAATATGGAGTAAATAGGTTATCTGTAGGAATTCAAAGTTTCTCAGACGAAGGAAGAAAATTCTACAATAGAACTTATACTAAAGCTGAAGTGAAAGATAGATTGTTAGATTTAAAATCAAAGTTTAACGGTGAAGTATGTATAGATATTATCTATAATCATCCAACTCAAACAGTAGAGGATGCAAGAGAAGATGCAAGAGTTATAAAAGAGTTAGATTTAGGAAGTTCGAGCTTCTACTCGTTAATGGTTCATGAAGGTTCAACACTATCTCATGATATAAAGGATGAGAAGGTAAAACTACAAGATGATTTAAAAAGAGAGAGAGAGTTACATGACGCTTTCGTAAAAGAGTTAACAACAGATAGCGATTACTATGTTTTAGAATTAACTAAGATAGCTAAAGCAGGAAGAGATAACTATAAATATATAAAAACAAGAACATTCGGAGGAGATACGTTCCCAATTGGTGTAGGTGCTGGTGGAAATGTTGATAATGTATCTGTATTTAGAATGAAAAAAGAGATGGGAATGTTTGTTGAGAAAAGTGAGTATCAACAAAGATTAGATAGGTTTAATGGATTATTCCAGTTCCCAACAGTTGAAAAAGATGTAGTGAATGAGATTTTAAACTTTACAGAGCAAAAAGTATTTGAAGAGGTAATGTCTGAATTAAAGGCTGATGGGTTTGTAACAGAAAATGAAACACATTACCATTTAACGAGTGACGGTCTATTTTGGGGTAACAATATATCTAGAGAGGTTTTAACTACTGTAGTTGAAAAAACTTTAGAGGTAACAAAAAAGTAA
- a CDS encoding biopolymer transporter ExbD, which produces MLKSKGFLNYQRKQLTPDLTPLIDVVFLLLIFFMVATTFDDMKGMKIDLPKSEVAEIVEATDKVSVLVTVDGQLKLKIDRRNDSSMIDITKDELSEKIKQTIVTMENKRVAILADRGIDYGDVVDIMSDIKLAGAAAIDIETKGK; this is translated from the coding sequence ATGTTAAAATCAAAAGGATTTTTGAACTATCAAAGAAAGCAATTGACACCTGATTTAACACCTTTAATTGATGTTGTATTCTTGTTGCTAATATTTTTTATGGTTGCAACAACATTTGATGATATGAAAGGAATGAAAATAGATTTACCAAAATCTGAAGTTGCTGAAATAGTAGAAGCAACAGATAAGGTATCAGTTTTAGTGACGGTTGATGGTCAATTAAAATTAAAAATAGATAGAAGAAATGATAGTTCGATGATAGATATAACAAAAGATGAATTGTCAGAAAAAATTAAACAAACAATCGTAACGATGGAGAACAAAAGAGTTGCAATATTAGCTGATAGAGGAATAGATTATGGAGATGTTGTCGATATAATGTCAGATATAAAGTTAGCAGGAGCAGCAGCGATAGATATAGAGACTAAAGGGAAGTGA
- a CDS encoding MotA/TolQ/ExbB proton channel family protein: protein MIDMIKAGGPLMGVIIFLSVAGLTVILERGYYFFKNEKDNGELLITHLEKFIKNNEKDRAIKACDSFKNTSAKVMKTILIEYNGGKMNCCTYDYLEEKARECALREMPKLERHMWILALAANVTPLAGLLGTVTGMIGAFTAMSKHGAGDPTVLAFGISQALITTASGLIVAIPALIFYNFYQKKIEKAMLDMEKNVVEFINILRKM from the coding sequence ATGATAGATATGATCAAAGCTGGAGGACCACTTATGGGAGTGATAATTTTCCTTTCGGTAGCAGGATTAACAGTAATATTAGAGAGAGGTTACTATTTCTTTAAGAACGAAAAAGATAACGGTGAATTATTGATAACACATTTAGAAAAATTTATAAAAAATAATGAAAAAGATAGAGCAATAAAAGCTTGTGATTCTTTTAAGAATACATCTGCAAAAGTTATGAAAACAATTTTAATAGAGTATAACGGTGGAAAAATGAACTGTTGCACTTATGATTACTTGGAAGAAAAGGCAAGAGAGTGTGCGCTAAGAGAGATGCCAAAATTAGAAAGACATATGTGGATATTAGCATTAGCAGCTAATGTTACACCACTGGCAGGACTGTTAGGAACAGTTACAGGAATGATTGGTGCGTTTACAGCGATGTCAAAGCATGGAGCAGGAGATCCAACAGTTTTAGCATTTGGAATATCTCAAGCACTTATTACAACAGCATCAGGTCTTATAGTTGCTATTCCAGCACTTATATTCTATAACTTCTATCAAAAGAAGATAGAAAAAGCTATGCTTGATATGGAAAAAAATGTAGTGGAGTTTATAAATATATTAAGAAAAATGTAG
- a CDS encoding energy transducer TonB encodes MKFVIYSIALHIFIFIFGFSLNINKNYEIDNIGNDFNTPSISVNFNSFQPSEPVQEQTQIEEIQEEIIEEVPKPEPIPEPKVEEKKLEVIKKEPEKKVEKPKKIPEKKIPKKEITEDKKTTKKSESQQSKAPSNNSDDLIELSQGVFAAKNQGVQGLTYSFISQPDPDYPLAAKRISYNKEVSIKVRFLVGLNGEIEEVKFYNNKDSLGFQNEVEKTLKRWKLTPVMLNGKAIKLYFYKEFKFNQK; translated from the coding sequence ATGAAATTTGTTATTTATTCTATTGCTTTACATATATTTATCTTTATTTTTGGTTTTTCTCTAAATATCAATAAAAACTATGAAATCGATAATATAGGAAACGATTTTAATACCCCTTCTATTTCTGTAAACTTTAACTCATTCCAACCTTCTGAGCCAGTTCAAGAGCAAACTCAAATCGAAGAAATTCAGGAAGAGATTATTGAAGAAGTTCCAAAACCAGAACCAATTCCTGAACCTAAAGTTGAAGAAAAAAAACTCGAAGTTATTAAAAAGGAACCTGAAAAAAAAGTTGAAAAACCAAAAAAAATACCCGAAAAAAAGATTCCTAAAAAAGAGATTACAGAAGATAAAAAAACAACAAAAAAATCTGAATCTCAGCAATCTAAAGCACCAAGCAATAATAGCGATGATTTAATTGAATTATCTCAAGGTGTTTTTGCTGCTAAAAATCAAGGTGTGCAAGGTTTAACATATTCATTTATCTCTCAACCAGATCCCGACTATCCTTTAGCCGCTAAAAGAATTAGTTATAATAAGGAAGTTTCTATTAAAGTTAGATTCCTTGTTGGATTAAATGGTGAAATTGAAGAGGTTAAATTCTACAACAATAAAGATAGCTTAGGATTCCAAAACGAAGTTGAAAAAACTTTAAAAAGATGGAAACTTACTCCTGTTATGTTAAACGGAAAAGCTATTAAACTTTATTTTTATAAAGAATTCAAATTTAATCAAAAATAA
- a CDS encoding flavodoxin family protein yields MKILITYSSKTGNTEKVAKAIHENIPEASLLPISEIVNLDYDLIFVGGWIDRATFDQTALTLSKQIFDKNVAYFFTLGAYPDSDHAKDCVTNIETLLKDNNNNVLGGYFCQGAIDPKLIAWFSTLPSDHRMAASEERTKRWEAAKSHPDESDLNKAKEFGLSIMNSIK; encoded by the coding sequence ATGAAAATACTTATTACATACTCATCAAAAACTGGAAATACTGAAAAAGTAGCAAAAGCTATACATGAAAATATTCCAGAAGCTAGTCTTCTTCCAATTTCTGAAATTGTTAATTTAGACTACGATTTAATCTTTGTTGGAGGATGGATTGATAGAGCTACTTTTGATCAAACAGCTTTAACTTTATCTAAACAAATCTTCGATAAAAATGTCGCTTATTTCTTTACTTTAGGAGCTTACCCTGACTCAGACCACGCAAAAGATTGCGTAACTAATATCGAAACACTTTTAAAAGATAATAACAACAATGTTCTTGGAGGTTACTTCTGTCAAGGTGCAATTGATCCTAAGTTAATTGCTTGGTTCTCAACACTACCTTCAGATCATAGAATGGCCGCAAGTGAAGAAAGAACAAAGAGATGGGAAGCTGCTAAATCTCATCCAGATGAATCTGATTTAAACAAAGCAAAAGAATTTGGACTTTCTATAATGAATTCAATAAAATAA
- the hutX gene encoding heme utilization cystosolic carrier protein HutX translates to MRDKIQEILTNDVKASLSKVAKELEMPLIEVLRQAPTVKKYDVAKIDDLFAVLRSWEKVFLIVITPAFVIEIQDKFAEGFYGHGYFNFHDKNSSIGGHLSVDKIKEIFLVKDVMFGRESYSIRFYGEDEKEIFAIYVPRDEKKELIQECVDSFKSL, encoded by the coding sequence ATGAGAGATAAAATACAAGAAATACTTACAAATGATGTAAAAGCATCTTTAAGTAAAGTGGCGAAAGAGTTAGAGATGCCGCTAATAGAAGTTTTAAGACAAGCACCAACAGTAAAAAAATATGATGTAGCTAAAATAGATGATCTATTTGCAGTTTTAAGAAGTTGGGAAAAAGTATTTTTAATAGTTATAACACCAGCATTTGTAATTGAGATTCAAGATAAATTTGCCGAAGGATTCTATGGACATGGATATTTCAATTTCCATGATAAAAACTCTTCTATTGGAGGACACTTAAGCGTTGACAAAATAAAAGAGATTTTCTTAGTAAAAGATGTTATGTTCGGAAGAGAAAGCTATTCAATTAGATTCTATGGAGAGGATGAAAAAGAGATTTTTGCAATCTACGTTCCAAGAGATGAAAAGAAGGAATTAATTCAAGAGTGTGTAGATAGTTTTAAAAGTTTATAA
- a CDS encoding YihY/virulence factor BrkB family protein yields MIQNIKNYVSELQLTHFYSQMKGAFENYKRSNSNLWANTLCYFTTLSFIPILAIAFSIGRWFGIDNYYLRQLTESSPLNEETIKLILDIAQNLLQNTRSGVIAGVGFISLGWVIVSMFSVIEKALNSIWDIKRTRNFFRKVSDYLLVFFLLPISVIGANVLNNIKVEFLYVEHILNLVAPYLALWIFFIFFYMVLPNTKVALVPTIWSSFIVSFLLNQSNMLLVKLQIIIATYNKIYGSFSVLLLSLIWLKVVWFLILIGAHFSYVLQNRENLGKIEDIKKINFKSKYLVTKKVLLFLVKNYLDNEKPVSALQISQELKIPMELSRNVLEELKKLEYISVIESDTNDEKRCKLTMSVEIITFKKLYEDLETVGENLEIEVVNFDENIKLIDYFKNI; encoded by the coding sequence ATGATACAAAATATAAAAAACTATGTAAGTGAGTTACAGTTAACACATTTTTATAGTCAAATGAAGGGGGCGTTTGAGAATTATAAACGTTCGAATTCAAATCTTTGGGCAAATACACTTTGTTATTTTACAACTCTATCTTTTATTCCAATATTAGCGATAGCTTTTAGTATTGGTCGATGGTTTGGTATAGATAATTATTATTTAAGGCAATTAACAGAAAGTTCTCCGTTGAATGAAGAAACTATCAAATTAATTTTAGATATAGCTCAAAATTTATTACAAAATACTCGGAGCGGAGTGATAGCAGGAGTTGGATTTATATCCTTGGGATGGGTTATTGTTTCGATGTTCTCTGTAATCGAAAAAGCTTTAAATAGTATTTGGGATATAAAAAGAACTAGAAATTTTTTTAGAAAAGTAAGTGACTATTTACTTGTGTTTTTTCTGTTGCCTATAAGTGTTATAGGTGCAAATGTTTTAAATAATATAAAAGTAGAATTTTTATATGTAGAGCATATATTGAATTTAGTGGCTCCATATTTAGCGTTATGGATATTTTTTATATTTTTTTATATGGTTTTACCAAATACAAAAGTAGCTTTAGTTCCAACTATTTGGAGTAGCTTTATAGTTTCGTTTTTACTTAATCAAAGCAATATGCTTTTAGTAAAATTACAAATAATAATAGCAACATATAATAAGATTTATGGAAGTTTTTCAGTATTGTTATTATCATTAATTTGGCTCAAAGTTGTTTGGTTTTTAATATTAATTGGAGCACATTTTTCATACGTTTTACAAAATAGAGAGAATTTGGGAAAAATAGAGGATATAAAAAAAATTAATTTCAAGTCTAAGTATTTAGTTACAAAAAAAGTATTGTTATTTTTAGTTAAAAATTATTTAGATAATGAGAAACCAGTTTCGGCTCTGCAAATTTCGCAAGAGTTGAAAATTCCGATGGAGTTAAGTAGAAATGTTTTAGAAGAGTTAAAAAAGTTAGAATATATCTCTGTAATAGAAAGTGATACCAACGATGAAAAAAGATGTAAGCTTACAATGAGTGTAGAGATTATAACGTTTAAAAAACTATATGAAGATTTAGAAACTGTAGGAGAGAATTTAGAAATTGAGGTTGTAAATTTTGATGAAAATATCAAACTAATAGACTATTTTAAAAATATTTGA
- the citF gene encoding citrate lyase subunit alpha, whose protein sequence is MKNILGRDIPEFIDGYGEVKQYEGYLSKKDGAIKKNFKFKTVTREDSKLHRDLNELMDKLPLKDGMVVSFHHHLRNGDYILNMVMEEIARRGYKDITIAASSIFPCHKGLVKMMEDKVVTGIYAAYISGPVAEAISNGKLSKPAIMHTHGGRARIFESGERNIDIAFMAAPTSDEYGNINGVDGKSACGALGYAHTDAELADIVVAITDNLVEFPNSTIEINQTYVDYVLVVDAIGDPNGIVSGTTQITKNPIGLKVADLTARFIEESGYLKNGMSFQTGAGGISLAVAAQLKNIMKQKEICGSFASGGITGYIVDMYKEGLFKALFDVQCFDLDAIKSAKENSAHITMSASMYANANNKGAVVNKLDVVILGATEIDTNFNVNVTTGSNGVIMGGSGGHSDTAAGSKLCIIVSQLVNSRLSVVKDRVTTLTTPGETVDILVTERGIAINPLRKDLIEIFKDSKLPIKSIEELREIAKAMTGQENDIEFEEEIVAVVEYRDGTVIDTIKKIKN, encoded by the coding sequence ATGAAAAATATTTTAGGAAGAGATATTCCTGAATTTATAGATGGATATGGAGAGGTAAAGCAATATGAGGGATACCTTTCAAAAAAAGATGGAGCAATAAAAAAGAATTTTAAGTTTAAAACTGTAACTAGAGAAGACTCTAAGTTACATAGAGATTTAAATGAATTAATGGATAAGTTACCATTAAAAGATGGTATGGTTGTATCTTTTCATCACCATTTGAGAAATGGAGACTATATTTTAAACATGGTTATGGAGGAGATTGCAAGAAGGGGCTATAAAGATATTACGATTGCAGCAAGTTCAATTTTTCCATGTCATAAAGGGTTAGTAAAGATGATGGAGGATAAAGTTGTAACAGGAATATATGCAGCTTATATCTCAGGACCAGTAGCAGAGGCTATATCTAACGGAAAGCTTTCTAAACCCGCAATCATGCATACTCATGGTGGAAGGGCGAGAATATTTGAATCAGGAGAGAGAAATATTGATATCGCATTTATGGCAGCTCCAACAAGTGATGAATATGGTAATATAAACGGTGTAGATGGGAAGTCAGCTTGTGGAGCTTTAGGCTATGCTCACACAGATGCAGAGCTAGCGGATATCGTTGTAGCGATAACAGATAATTTAGTAGAGTTTCCAAATTCAACAATAGAGATAAATCAAACATATGTCGATTATGTTTTAGTTGTAGACGCTATCGGAGATCCAAATGGAATTGTATCAGGAACAACTCAAATTACTAAAAATCCGATTGGATTAAAAGTAGCTGATTTAACGGCAAGATTTATAGAAGAGTCAGGATACTTAAAAAATGGAATGAGTTTCCAAACAGGAGCAGGAGGAATATCTTTAGCTGTAGCAGCTCAACTTAAAAATATAATGAAGCAAAAAGAGATTTGTGGAAGTTTTGCTTCAGGTGGAATAACAGGATATATAGTTGATATGTATAAAGAGGGATTGTTTAAAGCTTTATTTGATGTACAATGTTTTGATTTAGATGCCATAAAGTCAGCTAAAGAAAATTCAGCGCATATAACAATGTCAGCTTCTATGTATGCTAATGCAAACAATAAAGGAGCTGTAGTAAATAAGCTTGATGTTGTTATTTTAGGAGCAACAGAGATTGATACAAACTTTAATGTGAACGTGACGACAGGATCTAACGGAGTTATAATGGGAGGATCAGGAGGACATTCAGATACAGCAGCAGGATCAAAGCTTTGTATAATAGTATCTCAACTTGTAAACTCTAGACTATCTGTTGTAAAAGATAGAGTTACGACATTGACAACTCCAGGAGAAACAGTAGATATACTTGTTACTGAAAGAGGGATTGCAATAAATCCATTAAGAAAAGACTTGATTGAAATATTTAAGGATTCTAAGCTTCCTATAAAATCGATTGAGGAGTTAAGAGAGATTGCAAAAGCTATGACAGGACAAGAAAATGATATTGAGTTTGAAGAAGAAATTGTAGCAGTTGTAGAGTATAGAGATGGAACTGTTATTGATACAATAAAAAAAATAAAAAATTAA
- a CDS encoding CoA ester lyase: protein MKLRRTMLFMPGNNPGMLQTADTFGADSVIFDLEDAVALTEKDAARILVTEAMKTMNYGDTEVVIRINPLSSPFAMEDIDKMARLKPDAILLPKATPEDIAILEKELERVEKEEGFETGEIKVHALVETAYGVETVYETLKTSKRIEAVLLGGEDLAADLAVKRTKDSDELFYARTKIVNACKALKIDAVDTPFTDTNDYEGLEADSRKAKMLGFTGKLAINPRQIDTIHNVYSPTKQEINHALRVMAAKEDAEKEGLGVFSLDGKMVDLPIINRAIQTLEIAEMIGLID from the coding sequence GTGAAATTAAGAAGAACGATGTTATTTATGCCAGGAAATAATCCAGGGATGCTTCAAACAGCAGATACATTTGGAGCAGATTCGGTTATATTTGATTTAGAAGATGCGGTGGCTTTGACTGAAAAGGATGCAGCGAGAATATTGGTAACAGAAGCTATGAAAACAATGAATTATGGAGATACAGAGGTTGTAATAAGAATAAATCCATTATCATCTCCGTTTGCAATGGAGGACATTGATAAAATGGCGAGATTAAAGCCGGATGCCATTCTTTTACCAAAAGCAACTCCCGAGGATATTGCTATATTAGAAAAAGAGTTGGAGAGAGTTGAGAAAGAGGAAGGGTTTGAGACCGGTGAGATAAAGGTTCATGCTTTAGTAGAAACAGCTTATGGAGTGGAGACAGTTTATGAAACTTTAAAAACATCTAAAAGAATAGAAGCTGTACTGTTAGGAGGAGAAGATTTAGCAGCGGACTTAGCAGTGAAAAGAACTAAAGATTCAGATGAGTTATTCTATGCTAGAACAAAAATTGTAAATGCTTGTAAAGCTTTAAAAATAGATGCTGTAGACACACCTTTTACAGATACAAACGACTATGAAGGATTAGAAGCTGATTCTAGAAAGGCTAAGATGCTAGGATTTACAGGGAAGTTAGCTATAAATCCAAGACAGATTGATACAATTCATAATGTATATTCTCCAACAAAACAAGAGATAAATCACGCATTAAGAGTAATGGCAGCAAAAGAGGATGCAGAAAAAGAGGGGTTAGGAGTATTCTCTCTAGATGGGAAAATGGTTGACCTTCCAATTATAAACAGAGCTATTCAGACTTTAGAGATTGCTGAAATGATTGGTTTAATAGATTAA
- the citD gene encoding citrate lyase acyl carrier protein yields the protein MTINKPAKCGTLESNDIFIMLTPYENGVVIELESVVEKQFGNHIRMVIEEKIKEMGITSILVKAQDKGALDYTIRARVEGAIKRGY from the coding sequence ATGACAATAAATAAACCAGCGAAATGTGGAACATTAGAATCTAATGATATATTTATTATGCTAACTCCTTATGAAAATGGAGTTGTTATTGAATTAGAAAGTGTTGTAGAAAAGCAATTTGGAAATCATATCAGAATGGTTATAGAAGAAAAAATAAAAGAGATGGGAATTACATCTATATTAGTTAAAGCTCAAGATAAAGGGGCTCTTGATTATACAATAAGAGCAAGAGTAGAGGGAGCTATAAAAAGAGGTTATTAA